One window of the Candidatus Hydrogenedentota bacterium genome contains the following:
- a CDS encoding Rrf2 family transcriptional regulator, whose amino-acid sequence MQLTLHTDYALRMLLYLALRAKGATISEIAERYNVSRNHLVKIAHALGKKGLIETTRGRAGGLHLAKPAAEINIGAVVRTMEPNFDIVECFDKKRNECVISSACELRRALYEAQRAFLTTLDRYTLADLTANSAQLGALLDKRPRTSARGTGRSRVNH is encoded by the coding sequence ATGCAATTAACATTGCACACAGACTATGCGTTACGAATGCTCCTCTACTTGGCATTGCGCGCGAAGGGCGCCACGATTTCGGAGATTGCGGAGCGTTACAACGTTTCGCGCAATCATCTTGTGAAGATAGCCCACGCGCTCGGGAAGAAGGGCCTGATAGAAACAACTCGCGGCCGCGCGGGAGGGTTACATCTTGCAAAGCCTGCCGCGGAGATCAATATCGGCGCAGTTGTGCGAACGATGGAGCCCAACTTTGACATTGTGGAGTGCTTTGACAAGAAGCGAAACGAATGTGTGATTTCGTCGGCTTGCGAATTGCGCCGAGCGCTTTACGAGGCACAGCGCGCTTTCTTAACGACCCTAGATCGTTACACGCTAGCCGATCTCACGGCAAACAGCGCGCAACTGGGAGCTTTGCTTGATAAGAGACCGCGTACGTCTGCCCGCGGTACAGGCCGTTCTCGCGTGAATCACTAA
- a CDS encoding ABC transporter permease — MAHHLPLIALELSRSGRKKSMYLLRTAPAVVCFVFLMFGIGETMGVDTAGTSAESLGSMLRNVLLLFQLGVALFGAPLFSAGSIARERQENTLNLLLLTDCRAHDLVLAKALAAFIQSEMLVLSCLPLQGIAAFLGGITIQASLYDLAVISGLNLAMTAIGILASTYVRRAADAYIICLGLSMALCAATAALFPSVSPFVDDSQKTWWIGGPLTLTCIAVAAISLRISIAILWRPESSPSQSGSRRHYRPMPIHWTPPLLRLGPLARLFNATARECGAGLLQGPLAVVVVVASVLVGLIPFGVVGLLIMLVVSYDAAIILSSARRKGDLDLLFVTAAKDDALARSIFHTELMRAATFLPALAVNAISTSLFASSLFGESNVPALFEWSNLPWFGAVCLVSIADGIVRLMLVVAIACGTAGDSPALSAVSAALHYVVAVVLLGCLGSASVGLVADSLRYLLLPGSSWSVSALPTLIIAVTVGVARWGASAFAIFILFLTFKDNIVGPWRSEAKSSLSVHES, encoded by the coding sequence ATGGCCCATCACCTGCCGTTAATTGCGTTGGAACTCTCTCGAAGCGGTCGCAAGAAGTCTATGTACCTGCTGCGTACCGCACCCGCGGTTGTCTGTTTTGTGTTCCTTATGTTCGGGATTGGAGAGACGATGGGCGTGGACACCGCGGGGACATCCGCCGAATCGCTGGGAAGCATGCTCCGAAACGTACTTCTGCTCTTCCAACTGGGGGTGGCTCTGTTTGGAGCGCCGCTGTTTTCGGCAGGATCGATTGCGCGCGAGCGTCAGGAAAACACCCTCAACTTGCTTCTGCTCACAGACTGCCGCGCGCATGATCTCGTGCTTGCGAAGGCACTTGCCGCGTTTATCCAAAGCGAAATGCTCGTACTCAGTTGCCTCCCGCTTCAAGGGATTGCAGCCTTTCTCGGCGGCATTACGATTCAGGCGTCACTCTACGATCTTGCCGTAATAAGCGGACTCAATCTCGCTATGACTGCAATTGGCATATTGGCATCTACCTACGTGCGCCGCGCGGCGGATGCCTATATCATTTGCCTCGGGTTGAGCATGGCTCTATGCGCCGCCACCGCGGCTCTCTTCCCGAGCGTTTCTCCGTTTGTCGACGACAGTCAGAAAACATGGTGGATAGGCGGACCCTTGACGCTTACCTGTATTGCCGTGGCTGCAATTTCGCTTCGGATCAGTATCGCCATTCTCTGGAGGCCAGAATCTTCCCCTTCGCAAAGCGGGTCGCGGCGGCACTACAGACCCATGCCAATCCACTGGACTCCCCCCTTGCTTCGTCTGGGTCCTTTGGCCCGTCTATTCAACGCCACCGCTCGTGAGTGCGGCGCAGGGTTATTGCAGGGTCCATTGGCAGTTGTAGTGGTCGTCGCGAGCGTACTTGTTGGCCTGATCCCGTTTGGCGTTGTTGGCCTGCTCATCATGCTGGTCGTTTCATACGACGCCGCGATCATTCTCTCTTCGGCGCGACGAAAAGGCGACCTTGACCTTCTCTTTGTGACGGCTGCGAAGGACGACGCTCTGGCGCGTAGCATCTTCCATACAGAGCTCATGAGAGCCGCTACGTTCCTGCCCGCTCTGGCCGTCAACGCAATATCCACGTCGTTGTTTGCCTCCTCGTTGTTCGGTGAGTCAAACGTTCCCGCGCTATTCGAATGGAGCAACCTCCCCTGGTTTGGCGCGGTGTGCTTAGTATCTATTGCGGATGGCATCGTGCGGCTCATGCTTGTCGTCGCGATAGCCTGCGGAACCGCAGGCGATTCTCCGGCACTCTCCGCCGTATCGGCAGCTCTACACTATGTTGTCGCTGTAGTTTTGCTGGGATGCCTTGGCAGTGCATCCGTCGGACTCGTTGCAGATTCACTACGGTATCTTCTGTTGCCCGGAAGTTCCTGGTCAGTTTCGGCACTCCCCACGTTGATCATTGCCGTTACGGTAGGAGTTGCGCGATGGGGAGCATCTGCTTTTGCCATCTTTATTCTATTTTTGACATTCAAGGACAATATTGTGGGTCCGTGGCGATCAGAAGCCAAGTCTTCGCTCTCTGTGCATGAAAGCTGA
- a CDS encoding ABC transporter ATP-binding protein: protein MSPVVEVRDIFKSFDKTVALRNVSFSVGSGEICGLIGPNGAGKTTLIRILATLMRPDMGRANVFGFNVNGEENRVRPLIGYMPDSGGAYRDMLLHEYLEFFAAAYGIEEPDRTRVVKDCLELTGLHSLRERQIDGLSRGMRQRLGLARCLVHDPKLLILDEPASGLDPRARIELLAVLNVLREMGKTILISSHILSELSSVCTRMCILDNGSVLYNGSIKEALTFARSGRRIRVKTIGDTQRAAELLASYPAVKRVDTVDNTITIDLPEDMDDFSFIAARLVKEGLKVLTIEEEEALLEDVFLKMTDPDRNTDSGDSPNSAPQET, encoded by the coding sequence ATGAGTCCGGTGGTTGAGGTCAGAGACATATTCAAATCGTTCGACAAGACCGTCGCGTTGCGCAACGTTTCGTTCTCTGTCGGTTCGGGCGAGATTTGCGGTTTAATTGGCCCCAACGGCGCGGGGAAGACCACCCTGATTCGTATTCTCGCGACCCTTATGCGTCCAGATATGGGCCGGGCCAATGTGTTTGGCTTCAATGTGAACGGTGAAGAAAACCGGGTGCGGCCGCTCATCGGATACATGCCCGATTCGGGCGGCGCTTACCGGGACATGCTTCTTCACGAGTATCTTGAATTCTTCGCGGCAGCTTACGGTATTGAAGAACCGGATCGCACTCGTGTCGTAAAAGACTGCCTGGAACTAACAGGGCTGCACAGCCTGCGCGAGCGTCAGATAGATGGGCTTTCCCGCGGAATGCGGCAACGTCTCGGATTGGCCCGCTGCCTGGTACACGATCCAAAGCTGCTCATACTGGATGAACCGGCGTCGGGGCTTGATCCCCGTGCGCGAATCGAGCTTCTTGCGGTTCTGAATGTGTTGCGGGAAATGGGAAAGACCATCCTCATCTCCTCGCATATTCTCTCCGAATTGAGTTCCGTTTGCACACGCATGTGCATCCTCGACAACGGATCGGTTTTGTACAACGGCTCGATCAAGGAGGCGCTGACGTTTGCGCGGAGCGGCCGGCGAATTAGGGTCAAGACGATTGGCGATACGCAACGAGCCGCCGAATTGCTTGCAAGCTACCCAGCGGTCAAACGCGTCGATACCGTAGACAACACCATTACAATTGACTTGCCGGAAGATATGGACGATTTCAGCTTCATTGCGGCACGCTTGGTGAAGGAAGGCCTCAAGGTGCTGACCATAGAAGAGGAGGAGGCGTTGCTTGAGGATGTCTTTCTAAAGATGACCGATCCTGACCGAAACACGGATTCGGGCGATAGCCCCAATTCCGCTCCGCAAGAAACGTAA
- a CDS encoding DUF3365 domain-containing protein has product MSTSKWSLRARLIALGTLLPALLVGALFFLYYTQSRNATIDAYVDKARSICLTAEGAREGMEEKWKQGVFTLEMLQAWGKEGEEGQTKILGAVPVVSAWQAAMSKSEEGNYTFRTPKRQARNSQNEPDAVEEKALDILEKEQRSEWHMIDPEKNAVRYFRPVKLSERCMYCHGDPKTSQEIWGNDQGLDILGQKMENWKVGETHGAFEVIQSLDEADRKLASTMMFAGSIAFVALVTVGIMFALFAIYFVEKPVSVVSQRLFEGAAQVSTASTEVSNASQQMAIGANDQAASLEETSASLQQMASMTKQNAANATQASSTAGVARKAAEQGQSAMAQMSGAIERIKASSVETAKILKTIDEIAFQTNLLALNAAVEAARAGEAGKGFAVVAEEVRSLAQRSAEAARNTAALVEESQKNAGDGVEASAVVGRQLQEIGTSIERVAHLIQEVAAASNEQAQGIDQINKAVSNMDRVTQSNAALSEESASSSEQLNAQATELNAMVHELVRLIHGSKAEDTSRMQQVAKRPPRDRMKPKKIQETTVPRVERRQRAAGQLALQREKGVVKPEQVIPLDDGDIGDF; this is encoded by the coding sequence GTGAGCACAAGCAAATGGTCATTGCGGGCGCGATTGATTGCCCTCGGTACGTTACTTCCTGCCTTGTTGGTTGGTGCCCTCTTCTTTCTTTACTACACCCAGTCTCGGAACGCAACAATCGATGCGTATGTAGACAAGGCGCGGTCTATCTGCCTGACTGCGGAAGGCGCGCGGGAAGGCATGGAAGAGAAGTGGAAACAGGGCGTCTTCACCCTGGAGATGTTGCAGGCATGGGGGAAAGAAGGCGAGGAAGGGCAAACCAAGATTCTTGGCGCTGTGCCCGTAGTGTCCGCCTGGCAGGCGGCGATGTCGAAGTCGGAAGAAGGGAACTACACCTTTAGAACGCCTAAGCGCCAGGCGCGCAACTCTCAGAATGAACCGGATGCCGTGGAGGAGAAGGCGCTCGATATTCTAGAAAAGGAACAGCGCAGCGAGTGGCACATGATTGACCCGGAGAAGAACGCTGTACGTTACTTCCGTCCGGTGAAGCTCTCCGAGCGTTGCATGTATTGCCACGGCGACCCCAAGACCTCTCAGGAAATATGGGGAAACGATCAGGGATTGGACATTCTGGGCCAGAAGATGGAGAACTGGAAGGTCGGCGAGACTCACGGGGCCTTTGAGGTAATTCAGAGTCTGGATGAAGCGGACCGAAAGCTGGCGTCGACGATGATGTTCGCGGGAAGCATTGCATTCGTGGCGCTTGTGACCGTCGGAATCATGTTTGCCCTATTTGCGATCTACTTCGTTGAGAAGCCGGTATCTGTTGTATCTCAGCGCTTGTTCGAGGGTGCGGCTCAGGTTTCGACCGCTTCCACGGAAGTGTCGAACGCGAGCCAGCAAATGGCCATTGGGGCAAACGATCAGGCTGCATCGTTGGAAGAGACTTCGGCATCACTGCAACAGATGGCCTCGATGACGAAGCAGAATGCGGCCAATGCTACCCAGGCCAGCTCGACCGCGGGAGTTGCGCGCAAGGCGGCGGAACAGGGGCAAAGCGCCATGGCGCAGATGTCAGGCGCGATAGAACGCATCAAGGCATCATCGGTAGAGACGGCAAAGATCCTCAAGACCATCGATGAGATTGCCTTCCAGACCAATCTGCTTGCATTGAACGCGGCCGTTGAGGCCGCGCGCGCCGGTGAGGCTGGGAAGGGGTTTGCCGTAGTAGCGGAGGAGGTTCGCAGCCTCGCACAACGCAGCGCGGAAGCGGCAAGAAACACGGCGGCGCTCGTGGAAGAATCGCAGAAGAACGCAGGAGACGGTGTCGAAGCGTCAGCCGTTGTGGGGCGCCAATTGCAGGAAATCGGGACTTCAATCGAGCGTGTGGCGCATCTCATCCAAGAGGTAGCGGCCGCGAGTAACGAACAGGCCCAGGGAATCGACCAAATCAACAAGGCAGTCTCCAACATGGACCGCGTGACGCAATCGAACGCGGCATTGTCGGAGGAGTCCGCCTCGTCAAGCGAGCAACTCAACGCGCAGGCGACCGAATTGAACGCGATGGTTCACGAGTTGGTGAGGTTGATCCATGGGTCCAAGGCTGAAGACACTTCGAGGATGCAGCAAGTTGCCAAGCGTCCTCCCCGGGATCGTATGAAGCCCAAGAAGATTCAGGAGACGACTGTACCGCGCGTTGAACGCAGACAACGAGCCGCAGGACAGTTGGCTTTGCAGCGTGAAAAAGGAGTCGTGAAGCCGGAACAAGTGATTCCCCTGGATGACGGGGACATCGGAGACTTTTAG
- a CDS encoding citrate synthase yields MSKAKLILEGKEYEFPVIVGTENEAAIDISTLRARTGAITYDPGYGNTGSCKSAITFIDGEKGILRYRGYPIEDLAVNARFTDVCHLLIYDHLPNEVELQAWRRKLTMESFVHESLVNFFDHFPPTAHPMAILSSMVASLSTFYPDANDDQYLDLDIIRILAKAKTIAAFSYRKSRGEPVIYPQAHLSYAANFLRMMFASPAEPYEVSPVMERALNMLLILHADHEQNCSTSTVRMVGSSGANMYASISAGISGLWGPLHGGANQEVLEMLERIMADGGNYKKYIEMAKDKSSGFRLMGFGHRVYKNFDPRATLLKKMCDEVLSSLGISDPLLDLAKHIEEVALKDDFFIERKLYPNVDFYSGIIYRAMGIPTNMFTVMFAIGRLPGWIAQWMEMRKDPDNRIHRPRQVYTGATIRPFTPVD; encoded by the coding sequence ATGAGCAAGGCGAAATTGATTCTCGAAGGGAAGGAATACGAGTTCCCCGTCATCGTCGGAACGGAAAACGAAGCCGCAATTGACATTTCCACGCTCCGAGCGAGGACCGGCGCCATAACTTACGACCCCGGCTATGGCAATACAGGATCGTGCAAGAGCGCAATCACCTTCATCGATGGGGAGAAGGGGATTCTCCGCTATCGCGGATATCCTATTGAGGATCTGGCCGTCAATGCTCGGTTCACCGATGTATGCCACCTCCTGATCTACGATCACTTGCCCAATGAAGTTGAACTTCAGGCTTGGCGCCGCAAGCTCACCATGGAAAGCTTTGTACACGAAAGCTTGGTCAACTTCTTCGACCACTTCCCGCCGACGGCGCATCCGATGGCGATCCTTTCGAGTATGGTTGCCTCGCTGTCGACCTTCTATCCGGACGCAAACGACGACCAGTATCTTGACCTGGACATCATCCGGATTCTGGCAAAGGCAAAGACCATTGCCGCGTTCTCGTATCGTAAATCGCGCGGCGAACCGGTCATTTATCCGCAGGCTCATTTGAGTTATGCCGCAAACTTCCTGCGCATGATGTTTGCTTCGCCCGCCGAACCGTACGAAGTGTCGCCGGTAATGGAACGCGCGCTGAACATGCTGCTAATTCTGCACGCCGATCACGAGCAGAACTGCAGTACTTCCACCGTACGTATGGTTGGAAGCAGCGGCGCAAACATGTATGCCTCCATTTCCGCGGGCATCAGCGGATTGTGGGGACCGCTTCACGGCGGCGCCAACCAGGAAGTGCTTGAGATGCTGGAACGGATCATGGCCGACGGCGGCAACTATAAGAAGTACATTGAGATGGCCAAGGACAAGAGCTCCGGTTTCCGGCTGATGGGCTTTGGCCACCGCGTGTATAAGAACTTCGATCCTCGCGCGACTTTGTTGAAGAAGATGTGCGATGAAGTCTTGTCGTCCTTGGGTATCTCCGATCCGCTGCTGGATTTGGCCAAGCATATTGAAGAAGTCGCGCTGAAAGATGATTTCTTCATTGAACGGAAGCTATATCCGAATGTCGACTTCTACAGCGGCATCATCTACCGCGCCATGGGCATTCCCACAAACATGTTTACGGTGATGTTTGCAATTGGGCGGCTACCGGGATGGATTGCGCAGTGGATGGAGATGCGCAAAGACCCCGATAATCGCATTCATCGTCCGCGACAGGTTTACACCGGCGCCACAATCAGGCCGTTCACTCCCGTAGACTAA
- the ric gene encoding iron-sulfur cluster repair di-iron protein: protein MTTILPETTVGQIVAQQPNRSRVFEALGLDYCCGGKKTLADACAKKGLDVNTVLERLSAVEPYGTAAESASHLDMPLPELADLIEATHHAYLNRELPRLKQLLDKVAKVHGEKDARLGQLRDIFAELQAELESHLMKEERVLFPAIRRLCGIDAECACSPATIAAPIRVMEAEHDSAGEALEAIRTLTDGFTPPDWACNTYRATLDGLHELELDMHQHIHKENNILFPRALALERGEG, encoded by the coding sequence ATGACTACCATCCTTCCGGAAACTACTGTCGGTCAGATTGTTGCACAGCAACCCAACCGATCCCGCGTATTTGAGGCCTTGGGCCTGGACTATTGTTGTGGAGGCAAGAAGACCCTTGCAGACGCGTGTGCGAAGAAGGGGCTCGATGTAAACACGGTTCTCGAACGGCTGTCGGCTGTCGAGCCTTACGGAACGGCTGCGGAATCCGCATCGCATCTGGATATGCCCCTTCCCGAGTTGGCGGATCTGATAGAAGCAACCCACCATGCGTACCTCAATCGAGAGCTGCCGCGGCTGAAACAACTTCTCGACAAGGTCGCGAAAGTACACGGAGAGAAAGACGCGCGTCTGGGGCAACTGCGTGACATCTTCGCGGAGCTTCAAGCCGAGCTTGAATCTCATCTGATGAAAGAGGAGCGGGTACTCTTTCCGGCGATTCGCCGCTTGTGCGGCATCGATGCAGAATGCGCGTGTTCACCTGCAACCATTGCGGCTCCGATTCGCGTGATGGAAGCGGAACATGACTCGGCGGGAGAAGCTCTTGAGGCGATTCGAACGTTGACCGACGGCTTCACGCCTCCGGATTGGGCCTGCAATACCTACCGCGCGACACTCGACGGACTTCACGAGTTGGAACTGGACATGCACCAGCACATCCACAAGGAGAACAACATTCTGTTTCCCAGGGCACTCGCGTTGGAGCGGGGAGAAGGTTAG
- a CDS encoding fibronectin type III domain-containing protein codes for MPNSLKNELSSISRAFIATVSLLVLVVSAQAKPIYLYLTYPGDPSTSITVNYQTERPIKDSTVRYDTKSRKHLRGYSYQAEGTTLQVPGLPVERTIHTVTLRGLKPDTNYYFTAGSVQDGFTEERWFRTVPAGDEPIRFITGGDMDSTPLTQALLKQAAKKDPLFLVVGGDIAYANADVQNYKQWDRWFDNWEKLMITPNGRTIPVVTAIGNHETNKSDSPDPKERARFYFEYFGRQSELTYYERKFGSNIALFVLDSGHIAPHDGAQREWLNQALERNKDVPYRFAVYHVPLYPSHRDFEGKGSVLGRTHWLPLFDQYKLTAAFENHDHTFKRTHLLRGNQVSPDGTLYIGDGSFGVDPREIEGDLRWYEAKALQTGHFWVIDVTPAGVTYTAFGKDGELIDKFPE; via the coding sequence ATGCCGAACAGTCTCAAGAATGAACTGAGCAGTATCTCCCGCGCCTTCATTGCGACGGTAAGCCTTCTGGTGCTTGTCGTCTCCGCTCAGGCGAAACCCATTTATCTGTATTTGACCTATCCCGGAGATCCAAGCACATCGATCACCGTCAACTATCAAACGGAGCGGCCGATAAAAGACTCGACGGTTCGGTACGACACAAAATCGCGCAAGCATCTGCGTGGGTATTCGTATCAGGCGGAAGGAACTACGCTCCAAGTTCCGGGGCTTCCTGTGGAACGCACCATTCACACGGTGACACTGCGCGGCCTAAAGCCGGACACCAACTATTACTTTACGGCGGGAAGCGTGCAGGACGGGTTCACAGAAGAGCGGTGGTTTCGTACGGTACCCGCCGGAGACGAGCCGATACGCTTCATTACGGGCGGCGACATGGATTCGACGCCATTGACTCAAGCGCTGTTAAAACAAGCGGCGAAAAAGGACCCGTTGTTTTTGGTTGTGGGCGGAGATATCGCCTACGCCAACGCCGATGTGCAGAACTATAAGCAGTGGGATCGGTGGTTCGACAATTGGGAGAAGCTCATGATTACGCCCAATGGCCGGACCATCCCTGTTGTGACCGCCATCGGTAATCACGAAACCAACAAGAGCGATTCGCCCGATCCGAAAGAACGCGCAAGATTCTATTTCGAGTACTTCGGGCGCCAATCGGAGTTGACGTATTACGAACGCAAGTTCGGATCGAACATCGCTTTATTCGTACTGGATTCGGGACACATCGCGCCGCACGATGGCGCGCAAAGAGAATGGCTAAATCAGGCGCTTGAGAGAAACAAGGATGTGCCCTATCGTTTTGCGGTCTACCATGTGCCTTTGTATCCCAGCCACCGCGATTTCGAGGGCAAAGGCTCCGTCCTGGGGCGCACACACTGGTTGCCTTTGTTCGACCAATACAAGCTGACCGCCGCGTTCGAAAACCACGACCACACCTTCAAGCGCACACACCTGCTGCGCGGGAACCAGGTTTCGCCCGATGGCACCCTCTATATCGGTGATGGCAGTTTCGGTGTCGATCCGAGAGAGATTGAAGGCGACCTGCGGTGGTATGAAGCCAAAGCACTGCAGACAGGTCACTTCTGGGTGATCGATGTGACCCCCGCCGGCGTCACCTACACGGCATTCGGCAAAGATGGCGAGCTAATCGACAAGTTTCCCGAGTGA